In the Nerophis ophidion isolate RoL-2023_Sa unplaced genomic scaffold, RoL_Noph_v1.0 HiC_scaffold_118, whole genome shotgun sequence genome, tatacacagtgaggTTCACAGGTATTTGCACACCCTGcatttttgcaagttctcccacttggaaATTAGTGAGAGGTCTGAAATGTCCATCATGGACGTATTTCCCCTGTTAAGAGACATAATCAAAAAAGACAAATccggaaatcacattgtatgattttttttatgataaatttgtatgttactggggttcataagtatttgcacacGTGAGAATCAGCAATAATTATGACTCTCAAAGAGATGTCATTCTACCTTAAAAAAGTCCACCTTCAACCCACAACTAAACACCCACCCACCACTCTTTTGAGCTCATTAAAGTCACATGTGCAGCCCACAGTCAGTCAAGATCCACCTTCTACTATggacaagaccaaagagctgtcagaaGAGGCCTGGATACAAAATTGTAGAGCTCCACAAAGCTGGAAAAGGCTATGTGACGATTGGGAAGCAGCTTGGTGAGAATAGATCAACTGTTGCAGAAATTGTTagaacatggaagaggctaaacatgaCTGCTAATCTACCTCGGACTGGGGCTCGATGTAAGATCTCTCCTAGCGGGGCATCACTCATGATAAGAAAAGTGAGGCATCAGCCCGGAACTACACGGCAGGAGCTGGTGAATGAGCTGGGACTCCTGTCTCTAAGGCTACTATCAGTAGAACGCTACGGTttaaaatcatgcatggcacggaaggttcccctgcttaagccagcccatgtccaggcccgtctgaagtttgccaatgGCCATCTGGATGATCCACAGGAGTCATGGGAggaagtcatgtggtcagatgagaccaaaatagaAAATGTTGGTGTAAAATCCACCCGTCGGGTTAGGAGGAAAAAGACGGCTGAgtatcatcccaagaacaccattcctacagtgaagcatgggtgtggaaagaTCATGCTTTGAGGGTGCTTTTCAGCAAAGGGGACAGGGCGACTGCACTCGATTCCGGAGAGGGTGAATGGGGCCACGTATtgagagattttggccaaaaacctccttctctCATTTAGAGCATTGAAGATGGatcgtggctgggtcttccaacacgaagcacacagccaggataaCCAAGGACTGGTTCCATACCAAGCATATCAAGGttttggagtggcctagccagtctccacatATAAATCCAatagaaaatctttggagggagctgaaacttTTTGTTGGTCGGTGACAGCCCTGAAAGCTGACAGTTCTAGAGAAGatttgtgtggaggagtgggccaacatCCCTGTTGCCGTGTGTGCAAACCTGCTGAACAACTAAAGGAAacctttgacctctgtaattgctcTACACTAAGTATTAACACTGATATTCTCATGTGTACAAATACTTATGAACCCCagtaacatacaaataaatcataaaaaaaaatcatacaatgtgatttccggatttttctttttagattaTGTCTGTAAAAGTGGAAATACAGCTATGATGAACATTTCACACCTCTCCCTAATTTCTAAGAGGGAGAACTCACAAAATTGCAGGGTGTACAAAATACTTGTGGAcctcactacatatatatatatatatatatatatatatatatatatatatattatatatatatatatatatatatatatatatatatatatgtatatgtatgtatgtatgtatgtatatatgtattagggctgaaaatctttggatgtcccacgattcgattcagtatcTATTCTTGGGGTTGTGATTCAATtagatatcgatttttttcgattcaacatgattcccaattcaaaaacgatatttttccgattcaaaaggattctgtattcattcaaaacataggatttcagcaggatctaccccagtcggctgacatgctagcagagtaatacatttttgtaaaaaaacatttataattgtaaaggacaatgttttatcaactgattgcaataatgtaaatgtttttaactattaagcgaaccaaaaaatatgacttattttatctttgtgaaaacattggacacagtgtgttgtccagcttatgagatgccatgcaagtgtaagccactgtgacactattgttcttttttttttttttataaatgtctaatgataatgtcaatgagggatttttaatcactgctatgctgaaattataactaataatgatactgttgttgatgatattcattttggtttcactacttttagtttgttctgtgtggtgtttgtgtctcctctcaattgctctgtttattgcagttctgagtgttgctgggtcaggtttggttttggaattggattgcattgttttatggtattgctgtgtattgttttgttggattgattagtttttatttattttaaaaaaaaaagtgagaatcgattctcaatcgcacaacgtgagaatcgcgaccCAACTTCGAATTGATTTGTTCCCacaccactaatatatatatgtatatatatatatatatatatatatatatatatatatatatatatatatatatatatatatatatatatatacacacacaccatattttccggactataagtcacagtttttttcatagtttggccgagggtgcgatttacactcagaagcgacttatgtgtgaaattattaacacattactgtaaaatatcaaataatattatttatctcattcacgtaagagactagacgtataatatttcatgggatttatggattaggagtgacagattgtttggtaaaggtatagcatgttctatatgtcatagttatttggatgactcttagcataatatgttaggttaacatagcaggcaccttctcagttggttatttatgcctcatataacctacacttattcagcccgttgttcactattctgtatttatttcaaattgcctatcaaatgtctattcctggtgttgggttttatcaaataaatgtccccaaaaaatgcgacttattctccagtgcgacctagatgtttttttccttctttattatgcattttcggctggtgcgacttatactccggagcgacgtatactctgaaaaatacggtacacacttTTTCGAAATCATTTTGGCATAAGCAGGATCATTTTGATTTCTTAcattcacttgttatttcatatgttgatcagaaggggagcacttttaaaaccgacacacattcaatttgaaaaattcctcctttttgggaccaccctaattttgatagatttcaccaccgggggtgcaaatgagacattctctattagatacaaCGGTTTTCCGTAATggcaccatgatttatgtcctaacttgttcacacctcctcatatggaaggtacttggtgtctcaagaagggtagaaatacaagaacaaatacatgaatgcacacagtggagtgttttgtAAGGTGTCCCCAGctcaatgacagatagttaacaacagTTGACCCTCACTGGGTCCATGTgcacactctcagttacattaacactgacattatacatgtgggccaatagatagaaatgctgttaaatgtagctttgatgtggcaagctacttttgcagtgtagcgtgtagtgtagcttgctacaattctccaaGGATAGCtttgctacatttaatggagagtaacttgtagcttagcttactacgttttccaggtcgcttgcccatcactgtttatttggcctagctcacatgtgaatagtttgaatactgcaaacttctatacagtaacacctcatttgtgttgtatgttctgcagacgtccagcaggtgtcagcagagagtcatgaagagattccctccaagcagcaggagtggagctccagtgtgggacagaaggagctacaagccccctcccacattaaagaagaagaggaggaactgtggaagcagcttcaaaggttggtggaggataatgatgaatatgaagctcagtccttacagcttcatcacagtcaaagtgaggagaacagaggggcggagcttgtaagtcaacacatcacagaagctgatggagagcattgtgaagatataaagtcggatccagacagcatctttgctccactgtcagacatggaccacatgatgtcacactcttctgatcacagtgaccacatccaaaaacctttggagagtaaaaacgactctaaaggtgatacgagacatcacactaacaacaaacactttgactgctctgaatgtgggaaatcatttagacacaagagtaattttacagtacacatgagaatacatactggagagaaaccttttacttgctctgtttgtaagaagagtttctccacaaagcgtaacatgaccacacacatgagaacacatactggagagaaaccttttacttgctctgtttgtaagaagcgtttctccacaaagcaacacatgaAGATACACGTGGGaaaacacactggagagaaaccttttacttgttttgtttgtaagaagagtttctccacaaagcgtaacatgaccacacacatgagaacacatactggagagaaaccttttacttgctctgtttgtaagaagagtttctccagaaagcttgacatgaccacacacatgagaacacacactggagagaaaccttttatttgctctgtttgtaagaagagtttctccatgaaGCTTGCCATGACCATACACATGAGAAAACATACTGGGGAGAAACCTTTTATTTGCTCTGTTTGTAACaggagtttctccagaaagtttgacatgaccacacacatgagaatacatacgggagagaaaccttttacttgcactGTTTGTAAGAATAGTTTCACTATAAAGActgtcatgaccagacacatgagaatacatactagagagaaaccttttacttgctctgtttgtaaaaagagtttctccagaaagcctaacatgtccacgcacatgagaacacataccggagagaaaccttttacttgctctgtatgtaagaagactttctccagaaaacaaaacttgacagcacacatgagaacacacactggagagaaaccgttcAGATGAACTGTGTGTGATAAGATGTTCCGGGTTAAGTATAaagtcagtaaacacaagtgtgtaacagtcacgGAAGCTGCAGgaatttaaaaacacttaaacagTGATTGTGCAAAATTTACTTTATGAACACAGCATGGTTAATATGAAcgtatatttgatgttgtatgtaatgcttctcatcttctactgttatatgttgtcctggaattactttttaaaggcctactgtaatgagattttcttatttaaacggggatagcaggtccattttatgtgtcatacttgatcatttcgcgatacggccatatttttgctgaaaggatttagtagagaacatcgacgacaaagttcgcaacttttggtcgctaataaaaaagcctcgtctgtaccggaagaagcagacgatgtgcgcgtgacgtcacaggttgtggactCCCTCAAATCCttacattgttcacaatcatggccaccagtagcgagagtgattcagaccgagaaagtgacgatttccccattaatttgagcgaggatgaaagattcgtggatgaggaaagtgagagtgaaggactagataaaatgaacaaaataaagactatacagtgagagtgatttagatgttattagacacatttactagtatcattctggaaaaacccttatctgctcattgtgttactagtgttttaacgagataatatggtcatacctgtacaacttgaaggtcggccccgcacctttcttcagcaccagttgacgggtggtggcgatgcccatctctgccattcgcaagggaccctcttcgaaacacgatctttcgaaatgatcgctgcataatacactgtactttgtgtgtgtggtctaatccaaccgtgttcgcttgacatctgtgttccatagtaaaaattcaccgtcatctttcggaaatgtaaacaagaaaacaccggctgtgtttgtgttgctaaaggcggctgcaatacaccgcttcccacctacagctttcttctttgacgtctccactattcattgaataaattgcaaaagattcagtaacacagatgtccagaatactgtggaattatgcgatgaaagcagacgacttatagctaggatcggtgctggaaccaaatgtcctctacaatgcgtgatgtcacgcgcacgcacatcataccgcgacgttccAGCAGGATGGTTCGgcgcaaatttaaaattgcaatttagtaaactaaaaaggccgtattggcatgtgttgcaatgtttatatttcatcattgatatataaactatcagactgcgtggtcgctagtagtggctttcagtaggcctttaagttgtgtgcatttattgaatatcatatATGtagttactatttttttttttctcatctttGAAGAGAGGATAAGTTATTATTTCCATTAGGGGTGTTGTTGTTTCTTATAaatccacacattttttttatttgattttattgatattattattcaaTTAAAAGTAAGGATGAACAAAATTGCTATTAAAATGTGGATTAGCAGCattgtttgtttgattaattaatacttttattagtagattgcagagtacagtacatattccgaacaattgaccactaaatggtaacaccccaataagtttttcaacttgtttaaatcatggtccacgttaatcaattcatggtacaaagtGAGTTCAgacagcataagaacaagtatatacaacagaagaacatttgattatttacattaggttatttataatccggggaaaccgaaatagcaaaatgacatctgtgagtgagtaacacagcagttttttaacatgtacttaattatttcagtcattattaacatactaagatgaagaatatcttattttcaataagtttgaaagtgtttctcataatacttcttctttgtactttgtaagcactattaatttaaacgtCCTCTTAAACTGGCtgatatcagtacaatgtttaacttctttacttaatccattccatcatttaattccacatactgatatgctaaaagttttaagtgttgtacgtgcatacaaatgttttaagttagattttcctctaaggttatatttctcctctttagttgagaagaattgttgtacattccttGGTAGCTgatacgccggttcggcatcgtggtaccgggttcgattccctcgaggatgcgtcaagtgaacacagcaaagataagatatacacaatttatttaaataacaaaaaagagctatataacaaaaatgctggagctagtagaataaaacaaataaaggacgctagcatagaagctaggatatacaacaatgtatttaatatttatacactaaacatgtatttaatattaatacactaatcatgtatttaatattcatacactaaatatgtatttaatattcatacacttaacatgtatttaatatttatacactaaacatgtatttaatattcatacatgaaacatgtatttaatattcatacactaaacatgtatttattatttatacactaaacatgtatttaatatttatacactaaatatgtatttaatattcatacactaaacatgtatttaatatttatacactaaaaatgtatttaatattcatacacttaacatgtatttaatatttatacactaaacatgtatttaatattcatacactaaacgtgtagttattatttatacactaaacatgtatttaatatttatacactaaacatgtttttaatattaatatactaaacatatatttaatattaatacaaaaacacgtatttaattttaataaactaaacatatatttaatatttatacactaaacatgtatttaacatttatacactaaaaatgtatttaatattaatacactaaacatgtatttaatatttatacactgtatatgtatttaatattaatacaaaaatatgtatttaattttaataaactaaacatatatgtaatattaatacacgaaacatgtatttaatattaatacactaaacatgtatttaatatttatacactaaacatgtatttaatattaatacactaatcatgtatttaatattcatacactaaatatgtatttaatattcatacacttaacatgtatttaatatttatacactaaacatgtatttaatattcatacatgaaacatgtatttaatattcatacactaaacatgtatttattatttatacactaaacatgtatttaatatttatacactaaatatgtatttaatattcatacactaaacatgtatttaatatttatacactaaaaatgtatttaatattcatacacttaacatgtatttaatatttatacactaaacatgtatttaatattcatacactaaacgtgtagttattatttatacactaaacatgtatttaatattcatacactaaacatgtttttaatattaatatactaaacatatatttaatattaatacaaaaacacgtatttaattttaataaactaaacatatatttaatatttatacactaaacatgtatttaatatttatacaataaacatgtatttaatattcatacacgaaacatgtatttaatattaatacactaaacatgtat is a window encoding:
- the LOC133547484 gene encoding gastrula zinc finger protein XlCGF28.1-like; this encodes MSTLQMLRALVDQRLTAAVEEIFVVLERTIAEYQAELSRTKEDYNQLLDAVFKKHQVVLHRTDVQQVSAESHEEIPSKQQEWSSSVGQKELQAPSHIKEEEEELWKQLQRLVEDNDEYEAQSLQLHHSQSEENRGAELVSQHITEADGEHCEDIKSDPDSIFAPLSDMDHMMSHSSDHSDHIQKPLESKNDSKGDTRHHTNNKHFDCSECGKSFRHKSNFTVHMRIHTGEKPFTCSVCKKSFSTKRNMTTHMRTHTGEKPFTCSVCKKRFSTKQHMKIHVGKHTGEKPFTCFVCKKSFSTKRNMTTHMRTHTGEKPFTCSVCKKSFSRKLDMTTHMRTHTGEKPFICSVCKKSFSMKLAMTIHMRKHTGEKPFICSVCNRSFSRKFDMTTHMRIHTGEKPFTCTVCKNSFTIKTVMTRHMRIHTREKPFTCSVCKKSFSRKPNMSTHMRTHTGEKPFTCSVCKKTFSRKQNLTAHMRTHTGEKPFR